The following proteins are co-located in the Paenibacillus sp. FSL H8-0079 genome:
- a CDS encoding alpha-glycosidase → MLLEAIYHQPKRNWAYAYDQDTIHLRLRAKKNDLTEVHALTGDKYAWDATKALVPLTRFTSDSMFDYYEGEVKPPYHRLKYSFLLKSGDEQIWMTETDFQEEEPDDPGRMFQFPYIHPGAVFTPPAWVKDAVFYQIFPERFANGNPDISPEKVEPWGGEPTPFNFFGGDLQGVIDHLDYISELGINAIYFTPIFEATTNHKYDTEDYLRVDRHFGDADTVKRLVELCHARGIRVLLDAVFNHSGKTFAPFVDVQKNGEQSKYKDWFHVHEYPLDVKNGIPTYETFGFEEHMPKLNTENSEVKAYLLEVAEYWIKDVGADGWRLDVADEVDDAFWRDFRRVVKAANPDAYILGEVWNESSSWLQGDQFDASMNYPFTDAVNAFFVKNTMHAEQFANSIGRQLSRYPLQASEVAFNLLDSHDTPRLLTLCEGDQRKMKLAALFQFTYMGAPCIYYGDEIGMDGKHDPGCRKCMEWDEAKQDRELFDFYQKLISLRHVHPALRAEGTIRFLQARPDGSQLVFERQNEEERILVLFNRSEETAIVELEAGDEEWTELFGGNHRTAKEDGVLAIELPAYGYAVLSTGVNQGSS, encoded by the coding sequence ATGCTGCTGGAAGCCATCTATCATCAACCGAAACGGAACTGGGCCTATGCCTATGACCAAGATACAATCCATCTGCGCCTGCGTGCCAAAAAGAATGACCTGACCGAGGTACATGCCCTGACTGGGGACAAATATGCGTGGGATGCAACCAAAGCGCTGGTTCCCTTGACCAGATTCACCTCGGACTCCATGTTCGATTATTACGAGGGAGAAGTGAAACCTCCGTACCACCGACTGAAGTACTCATTTCTGCTCAAAAGCGGAGACGAACAAATCTGGATGACCGAGACTGACTTCCAGGAAGAAGAACCGGACGATCCGGGTCGTATGTTCCAGTTCCCTTATATTCACCCCGGAGCCGTCTTCACACCCCCTGCATGGGTTAAGGATGCGGTGTTCTATCAGATTTTCCCCGAACGATTCGCCAATGGTAACCCGGATATTAGTCCGGAGAAGGTTGAGCCATGGGGCGGTGAGCCGACCCCTTTCAACTTCTTCGGTGGTGACCTTCAGGGCGTGATCGACCATCTGGATTACATCAGCGAGCTAGGCATTAATGCGATCTACTTCACACCTATCTTCGAAGCCACCACCAATCACAAATACGATACCGAGGACTATCTACGGGTAGATCGTCACTTCGGTGACGCAGATACCGTGAAACGACTGGTCGAGCTATGCCACGCACGCGGAATTCGCGTACTGCTGGATGCTGTGTTTAACCATTCCGGGAAGACGTTTGCGCCGTTTGTAGATGTACAGAAGAACGGGGAGCAATCCAAATACAAGGACTGGTTCCACGTACATGAATACCCGCTGGACGTGAAGAATGGCATTCCTACGTATGAGACCTTCGGATTCGAAGAACACATGCCGAAGCTGAATACGGAGAATTCCGAGGTGAAGGCCTATCTGTTAGAGGTTGCCGAGTACTGGATCAAGGACGTGGGTGCGGACGGATGGCGGTTGGATGTCGCAGACGAAGTGGATGATGCATTCTGGCGCGATTTCCGCCGTGTAGTCAAGGCCGCTAATCCGGATGCCTATATTCTGGGCGAAGTATGGAACGAGTCTTCCTCCTGGCTGCAAGGCGACCAGTTCGATGCGTCCATGAACTATCCGTTTACAGATGCCGTGAATGCTTTCTTTGTGAAAAATACGATGCACGCCGAACAGTTCGCGAACTCCATCGGACGACAGCTATCCCGTTATCCGCTTCAGGCCAGCGAAGTGGCGTTCAACTTGCTGGACAGCCACGATACCCCGCGGCTGCTCACGCTGTGTGAAGGCGACCAGCGCAAGATGAAGCTGGCTGCGCTATTCCAGTTCACTTATATGGGCGCGCCGTGCATCTATTACGGGGACGAGATTGGAATGGACGGCAAGCATGATCCGGGCTGCCGTAAATGCATGGAGTGGGATGAAGCGAAGCAGGACCGAGAACTGTTCGACTTTTATCAGAAACTGATCTCCCTACGTCATGTTCATCCTGCCCTGCGTGCGGAAGGCACCATTCGTTTCCTGCAGGCTCGCCCCGATGGCAGCCAACTGGTGTTCGAGCGGCAAAATGAGGAGGAACGCATTCTGGTTCTGTTCAATCGCTCAGAAGAGACGGCTATTGTCGAGCTGGAGGCTGGTGACGAGGAGTGGACCGAGTTATTCGGCGGAAACCATCGTACCGCCAAGGAAGATGGCGTGCTCGCCATTGAACTGCCTGCGTACGGATATGCCGTACTGAGTACAGGTGTGAATCAGGGATCATCTTAA